The Malus sylvestris chromosome 3, drMalSylv7.2, whole genome shotgun sequence genomic sequence TTCTCATGTTCTTTCTATGTTTTAAGCAATCTCAGATTTTCGTGATAGAAAATGTTTGGTTCATGTCAAGTATtccgaacttttttttttccccttgcGGTCTCAACCTCCCGCTGTCTCCACCGCGGTCTCAGCCTCTTTCGCCCCCCTCGTGCTCTTGTAGTCTTCATTCACACCTACAACGCCGTCGTCCACATGTTGTTTCTCAGAGTTTGTTGATGGATTTGTGTAGTGCAGTTGGAGTATAGAACCCATCAGACCGAACCAAAATAGTTTATACGGTTCGGTTTTCAGTTTTGGTGTGAAGCAAACTGAACCAAAACATGCCCAACCCCAAGTCCAAATCGAATTTAACATAACTTTTTAAAGTGAgctcctgtttgtagccgttggattaaatttcaatggtccggatCCCCGGACTTGGtagattaggaggaagggatatGAGGAGGATCCCTTTTCTTAAAAATGTAGAAAAAAATTACGCAAATATATTTCTTTGATAAGTTGTCGCCTCTATTGCAATTTTAGCGCAAATATATCACcatcaatttttatttgaaattatGCGACTAAACATCACGTGTTAAACAAATTTCAGACTTGTATTTCACACGGTTGGATGTGGATTCGATTCTTAACATTAGTGAACTACACGACATTGGCTAGAAAATGCCGAAATACCTTTCTGAGACTTCCCAACCCTCACAAAGGTGGACTGGCCGAGGTTTCGTCACCAGCTTGTCctatttttcaaacaaaaaggTACCTTTTATTTAGGAATATTTTCACCACTTCTTTGAGCTATGGATCACTTAGGTTAAACCTTGCGTTCACCAAGTTAATAACGTTGACTTTATTTGACTTCGTTGTGGACTTTATTTGACATCGTTGTGGAACGTGATTCTAACCTAAATTCCTTGtggggagcatttttgctcaccaccttatttatatttatcactgttagatgagtttaaatttcgagattcgtgtagtggataagcacaaatctcaaaattcaaactcatctaacgatAATAAATAAGgtgatgagcaaaaatgcactcatTCCTTGCGACTTGTGAAACGAAGACAATGCTCTAGACACAGAGGACGCACGACGTGTTTTTGCCTCACTCACAAAAGTTGCACGACTCTCATCGGTGCTCAACTCCGACAACCGACATGCACTTCAAGGAATCGACAACCGATAAGCAACAAGCACCATGGTTTAGAAGATCAGTTTATACATCGTAAAATTATAATACATGGACAACGACTCAAGCCTAGTTCTGGCAAGCATAAATATCCAGACCAGAAACTTTTACTGCATAACTTGAACTGCCCGAGAAAAGAcgcgttaaaacttaaactacTCAGGTGCTAAGTAACCTTTTCGGGTGGTTCATGGCATTGCGTGGGAGCTAACCACGACAAAGGATCACTGGTTAGCCACAATCATTTGAGATCGTAGGAGGTATCAGTTTCCGAAAGAGCATGCAAAGCAGCACTAACAAGTGTTGGCCATAGTCTCGATCAGTAACTGGTAGCCTTCTGGTATGGGTGATTGCTTATGGACACACACTGCCAAAGCAGGAACATCATTAGCAACGTCTAGAAACCTGGCGAGTAAGAGCAGCAAATGGAAATCCGAAATTCTCTTCACAAGTGGAAGATTCTTAGCATGATCCAGATGAGTTTTCAGAGCCTTCAACGTCACTGGGGTGTTACGATTCTCAATAGGAAAAGATGATGAAAGTGGTCCCTGCATTGTAATACAAGTTCATGTCAGAACAATGGATGTCTTCTTCACAGCGAGAAACACAAGTAAACAGATGATTTTATTATAATGCAGAACGCAGTAAGTAGGTTAACCTATGCAGCAAAGTGACCGTACAACAACAGTAAACATCGTATACAGCAAATGCTTCCCAGATGATGATTATAATTCATGCAACCCTACACTCCTGTCATTTTGATTCCTTCAACCTAATCAATCCATAATACTTGCGGGACAAGTGCCCCGCTTAAGGTATTTCAATGAATTTGGCCATATATAAATTAGATATTCAACAATACTTGCTAAAGGATCCTAGTACGGTGAATCCTATAGGGTCATTACTATAACCCTTTTCGAGATCACTTTCACAAATTATTAAAGTGCTCTTTtgtcccttttttattttatcttagTTTTTCTTCCCCTCCCGAAATATGTTTCCACTAATCATTACACCGAGAATAGGTCATCAGTGCTATCACCCACTTGCTGTATCGAAAcatttttttgttcttgttcCTTGTCTACCAAAGAGGTAGTTGAAGCAACTTCAAGAGAAAATTTGATCACATGGCAAAAGTATGGCACTAAACGGTTGAGAACCAAAAGACAGCCAAGAGTTTTTGGAGAAGAGAACGTTCACTCAAGATATGTACTCTATAGCACATTTACCCCAAACAAAACACAGGTTctggaaagaaaaataacatTAAGAACTGCAAAAGTTTGGGAGATCTGAAAAAGTTCATCTCTGGTCATGGAAATGTTGCATACACATATAACACATCCAATAATGCTTTACCAATTCAACCAAATCTTATGACTCTAGTGACAAGCCAGAAAGCCACAAAACCCCAAGTCCTTGCAGGCCACCCAAAACCTAAGTAAACAACTGAAATCAACCCGATTCCAGCCGAGAGAAATGACAAATGCTTATATAAAAAAGagtgaataaattaaacaagaaaaacattacaCTGCTCGAAATTGCAAACACTCAAACTGCAAGCATTAGGAATGAACACTACACCCTCAACTATCCGGTAAACTGGCATAGCTTCAGTGTCAGATGTAAGTATGGGAATCTAATTCTTGGAAATAAAAATTGGTTCAGCAGAACTAATGCTTGTGTAGCCCTATAATATACACCCATACACCCCAGAACCTTATCAACAGCCAAAAACACAACATTAACTAGGAAGTGGAATCTCCAATACCCACATGCATACAACGGCAACAAAATTTCCTCCACATCCAGTCTTAAACATCACAGGCAATTCAAAACCAAAGTTAGCAGTTGAATACAACTAGAATAAACATGGAATCAAGCTACACAATTGCCTTGATTATAACATGATTTTGGCCCCGATTTTCTAATTTCCTACCACATTTTCACATTCTTTCCATGACTTTGATAATACCTATTCAAAAGATTTCATTGCCTATTTCACAAAAAATACAATGTTCTACAGAGTTCAATGCCACACCAGGTTATAGACATGCTTCAACTATTGTCCGGGACGTGATTGTTAGAGGGAAACCGAAAAGTAACAACGATCAGCAAGATAAACAACAATCTAAAAAAATATTGCAATTCAAATTGTCCAAGTGAACTAAGATAAAACAAGACAAAACAGGAGAATCGTAACGCACCTGGTGATCAAAGATCTTTACTACCACCAAGAAAAAATCGTTGTCCACCTCCTTAGTATCCTTCACTCCAAGGACaacatccttcttcatcttggacaATTTGGGATCATCACCCTCTCCAATCTCGGTCTCGAACCACCCTTCCTTAAACAATCTAATACAGATATCACTCATCTGAAAAGCTTCGAAATGCACATCAGCACCACCATCCTCATTCACCTCCAACTTAACCATGGCGGTCACCCACTCCTTCAAGCCGCTCTCTGCGTGGAACTCCGCCGCCTGAAGCACCTCCCTATTCGACAAAGTATAATCCTTTTTGTCCTGGCTCACTGACTGGGTGAAGATAAACCCAACCCGTCTCATCCCCAAACCCATTGCTATAGCCTCCACCGCCTTTTCCTCCTCCGGGTCTCTGTAAAACACCAAATTGTCCTCCGTCCCCTGCTGCGGAGGCTCATAGATGAAATCCACCTCCACCTTCCCCTCCTCCGACACCGTCCCGTACATAAATCCTCCCCGCTTAGCTGCGAAAGCCAGCGTATCATTCACATAATGCTGGAACGCATTAGCACAATCTCGATCGAACGACACCAGTTCACAGTGCGGGTTCTCCTGGCGCGTGACCTTCATCTGCTTGGCGATCAAATCATCCATAGTCATCTTCCTCCCGAAAGAGCCCGCTGGGTGGAAAGCCGGCCCGGCGACGCTGCGCTCGCCGTCGTAAGCCAAGTAAACAATCGACCCATGTGCGAGATTCAGCGCCGTCAGAGACGTATTGGGATTCGCCATATCGGTGAATCGAGCAATTTCTTCCTGGGTTTTGGCCAAAAGAAGATTCTGATTGGTGGAGATTGTCTGGTTCTGGAAAGGGATTCGGAGCTGGGTTTGTATCAAGGATTTGAGTTCGGA encodes the following:
- the LOC126615606 gene encoding NPL4-like protein 2; this translates as MMLRVRSRDGLERVTVENPQSTTVSELKSLIQTQLRIPFQNQTISTNQNLLLAKTQEEIARFTDMANPNTSLTALNLAHGSIVYLAYDGERSVAGPAFHPAGSFGRKMTMDDLIAKQMKVTRQENPHCELVSFDRDCANAFQHYVNDTLAFAAKRGGFMYGTVSEEGKVEVDFIYEPPQQGTEDNLVFYRDPEEEKAVEAIAMGLGMRRVGFIFTQSVSQDKKDYTLSNREVLQAAEFHAESGLKEWVTAMVKLEVNEDGGADVHFEAFQMSDICIRLFKEGWFETEIGEGDDPKLSKMKKDVVLGVKDTKEVDNDFFLVVVKIFDHQGPLSSSFPIENRNTPVTLKALKTHLDHAKNLPLVKRISDFHLLLLLARFLDVANDVPALAVCVHKQSPIPEGYQLLIETMANTC